The Stenotrophomonas maltophilia genome includes a region encoding these proteins:
- a CDS encoding replication-associated recombination protein A: protein MAELLRPKALDEFVGQRHLLDPGKPLRLAFEAGKLHSFILWGPPGVGKTTLGRLAASATNSRFIAISAVLAGVKDIRQAIDEAQAELDNHGRSTVLFVDEIHRFNKAQQDALLPHVESGLLTLVGGTTEHPGLAVNSALLSRAQVYTLEPLSSDELNQLYERALPHLQGVTLDADALDLLKGFADGDGRRFLNLLEQVTNAASGAGKTVVDGEFARLSTSPSLRRFDKGGDEFYWQLSAFHKSLRGSDPDAALYWLARILDGSGDVSQVTRRMVVMASEDIGNADPQALQLALNAALAYDRLGSPEGEIPLAQAVTYLALTPKSNAAYAAWDQAKAFVKRSGSQPVPLHLRNAPTKLMKQMGYREGYRYAHDEPNGYAAGQTYFPEGVARPGWYQPTDRASSEGWEKGLLGCARSMTRRRQARTLDRHPPRNRPIATSRTTG, encoded by the coding sequence TTGGCCGAACTCCTGCGGCCCAAGGCGCTGGATGAATTCGTTGGGCAACGGCACTTGCTCGACCCCGGCAAGCCGCTGCGTCTCGCGTTCGAGGCGGGCAAGTTGCACTCGTTCATCCTCTGGGGGCCGCCAGGCGTGGGCAAGACCACCCTGGGGCGCCTGGCCGCCAGTGCGACCAACAGCCGATTCATCGCCATCTCGGCCGTGCTGGCCGGGGTGAAGGACATCCGGCAAGCCATCGACGAGGCCCAGGCTGAACTGGACAACCATGGTCGATCGACGGTGCTTTTCGTCGATGAGATCCATCGCTTCAACAAGGCGCAGCAGGATGCCCTGCTGCCCCATGTCGAGTCCGGTCTCCTGACCCTGGTGGGGGGGACGACCGAGCATCCGGGGTTGGCGGTCAATTCCGCACTGCTCTCGCGCGCACAGGTCTATACCCTCGAACCGCTGTCCAGCGACGAACTGAACCAGCTCTACGAACGCGCACTGCCGCATCTCCAGGGCGTCACGCTGGACGCGGACGCGCTTGACCTGCTCAAGGGCTTTGCCGATGGCGATGGCAGGCGCTTCCTCAATCTGCTTGAGCAGGTGACGAATGCGGCGTCGGGCGCTGGCAAGACCGTGGTCGATGGCGAGTTTGCCAGGCTGTCCACCAGTCCATCGCTGCGCAGGTTCGACAAGGGCGGTGACGAGTTCTACTGGCAGCTCTCAGCCTTCCACAAGTCGCTACGGGGCTCCGACCCCGATGCGGCCCTGTATTGGCTGGCCCGCATCCTCGACGGCAGCGGCGACGTAAGCCAGGTGACCCGCCGCATGGTGGTGATGGCCAGCGAAGACATCGGCAATGCCGACCCGCAGGCGCTGCAACTGGCACTCAATGCCGCGCTGGCCTACGACAGGCTGGGCTCACCCGAAGGTGAGATACCGCTGGCCCAGGCGGTGACTTACCTCGCACTGACCCCCAAGTCGAATGCCGCCTATGCGGCCTGGGATCAGGCCAAGGCATTCGTCAAGCGCAGCGGTTCCCAGCCAGTGCCACTCCATCTTCGCAATGCGCCGACGAAGCTGATGAAGCAGATGGGCTATCGCGAAGGCTACCGCTACGCGCATGATGAGCCCAACGGCTATGCCGCTGGGCAAACCTATTTTCCCGAGGGCGTGGCGCGGCCGGGCTGGTACCAGCCAACGGACAGGGCGTCGAGCGAAGGCTGGGAGAAAGGCTTGCTTGGCTGCGCTCGCTCGATGACGCGACGCCGCCAAGCCCGGACGCTTGACCGACATCCCCCCCGAAATCGGCCCATTGCTACCTCACGAACTACAGGATAA
- a CDS encoding VOC family protein, giving the protein MSNPVISGDGIFSHVFVGAADLQESTAFYDAALGALGIKNLGPFGNGWVLFGREKPAFIIARPGNGEASSSNGVTVGFAAATPAEVDAFHAAGLAAGGTDEGQPGPRGHLPGAYAAYLRDPAGNKVCAYTFV; this is encoded by the coding sequence ATGTCCAATCCTGTCATTTCCGGCGACGGCATCTTCTCGCACGTCTTCGTCGGCGCCGCCGACCTCCAGGAGTCGACCGCGTTCTATGACGCCGCTCTGGGTGCTCTCGGCATCAAGAACCTCGGTCCTTTCGGCAACGGATGGGTGCTTTTCGGTCGCGAAAAGCCGGCTTTCATCATCGCCCGTCCGGGCAATGGTGAAGCGTCTTCCAGCAACGGCGTGACGGTCGGCTTTGCGGCCGCCACTCCCGCCGAAGTGGACGCCTTCCACGCCGCCGGCCTTGCCGCAGGCGGTACCGACGAGGGCCAGCCCGGCCCGCGTGGCCACCTGCCGGGTGCCTATGCGGCCTACCTGCGTGATCCGGCGGGCAACAAGGTCTGCGCGTACACCTTCGTCTGA
- a CDS encoding DUF3422 family protein — MKMARSHVPNAWLRAFALKRVFSPRRNEVVVKEPANINTTTVHPTATATVYGMPAYTDRAAAAGEVHARPHLLIQAPRGILQLAFMTEGDQARDQMAMSELSHRFGVAEPDHATPLHGVTWDEGDLHCEKHTEFSTYLWCASLDSETGEPCGENPFKHGFVPPGPVVSGIRLRLLPWTQETEKEVDRFDPASLCYSLVENGSASL; from the coding sequence ATGAAGATGGCCCGCAGCCATGTGCCAAACGCATGGCTGCGGGCATTTGCTTTGAAGCGTGTTTTTTCACCAAGAAGAAATGAGGTCGTTGTGAAAGAGCCGGCCAACATCAATACGACGACCGTACACCCCACTGCGACCGCCACCGTGTACGGCATGCCGGCCTATACCGATCGTGCTGCCGCCGCGGGTGAAGTGCACGCGCGCCCGCATCTGTTGATTCAGGCCCCCCGCGGCATATTGCAGCTCGCTTTCATGACCGAAGGCGACCAGGCCAGGGATCAGATGGCGATGAGCGAGTTGTCCCATCGCTTCGGCGTTGCCGAACCCGACCATGCTACGCCGCTTCACGGCGTGACATGGGATGAAGGAGACCTGCACTGCGAAAAGCACACCGAGTTCTCGACGTATCTCTGGTGCGCTTCGCTGGATTCCGAGACCGGAGAGCCGTGCGGCGAAAATCCGTTCAAGCATGGATTTGTTCCTCCCGGCCCGGTCGTATCCGGCATCCGTTTGAGACTTCTTCCGTGGACGCAGGAAACGGAGAAGGAGGTCGATCGCTTCGATCCTGCCAGCCTGTGCTACTCGCTGGTGGAGAACGGCTCAGCGTCGCTTTGA